Genomic window (Falco cherrug isolate bFalChe1 chromosome 4, bFalChe1.pri, whole genome shotgun sequence):
GCACCATCTGCTCCAGGGCATCCTGCCCTCTCCCGAGCCCGGAGCTGAGGTTGTACAAACTCATtgcacctccagcagcagggattGGGGAGGGACACTGGGAAGAGAACTGGAGAAACAGGCAGAAACCCCctgcccgtccccctgccctgctaGTTACGTTGGCTGGGCAGCTCCTGGGAGATGAATTTTCGAAGGCGCTCGAGGTACTGGCTGTAGAGTTCAATGTCATTGTGCCCAGCCCCGTCCACCCACAGCGGCTCCACAGCCTTCGGGCAGCGTTCAAAGAGCGCCAGGCCATGGGAGAAGTCGATGACTTCATCCTCCGTGCCGTGGATGatgaggacaggagaggtgatTTTGGAGATCTTCTCGATGCTGCAAAGAAAGTGGGTGAAGAAGAGATGAGAGGCGGGGTAAGTACAGGGATCATGGcactccctcctgccccccaaaaCTTATTCCCTCGGGGAGAGGGACCAGGAAATGCTCTTTGATCACAGCAGAGCATGGGGACATGGAGCTTCTGCCAAGGATGACCTCCAGGACAAGGTCTTCCCTGACATGACAGACAAGGACCAGACACAACAGCCCCATGGGACCCAGGCAGGGCTGACAGTAACCGCTGCAGGACAGCGTGGACGCAGGCCCTCCCCGCTCAGGATCAGCCATGCCAGGCTTTGAGGAGTGGAAGCACGGCTGTTCTCAGCCCGGCCCCGGAGGCCACGGGGACGTAGAGCGTGGGCTGGTGGCTCCCCGCCACGGCTTCTGGCTCGGGGACCGTCTCTCGGGCCCTGCTGGCCCGGCTACgaggaaaaggcaaagcaggaaCTCATCCCACctcagtgctgcttttccatgCCACTGCCTCTGCCGTCTgcagagggggggaaaaaaggccaAGAAATTACTCCTGGGGTGGAGAAGGGTCCCAGGGGCACCTGGGATCACCCTTGTGATACACTACAAGGGGCCAGTGGCAcagccccagagctggcagGCAAAGACACTGGACAGGATGGCCAGGAGGTGATGCCACCAGGGGACTTGGGGTGCACACACCATCAGGAGAAGGCACGGTGACCCCAGTGAGAGTTACAGCCCCCCAAGATGGGGTGAAATGCAAGGCAAGAGGATGCCGATGGGCACGTTTAAGCCCATCATTGGAAAGAGACCCAGTTTTCACCACAACCCCTCTTCATGGCCAGGGCTGGTGTCCAGGACAGAGCTGGTCTGGGCACTGACCCTCCAGAGCTGACCCTGTCCCTTCTCCTCGGGCCACTCACTTGGGGAAGGCATCGAACCAGTAGGTCTTCTTGGTCTCAGGGAAGGCGACTCTCATGCCAGAGGTGAGCGGGGAGTGGAGCACGATGGCAGCACACTCGTAGCGGGAGGCCAGATCAACTGTGGGCACTGTGCCGATGCTCTGTCCATATAAAATAATGTTCTCCGGGCTGATCCCATATCTGGAAGAGGGCAGGTCAGGTCAGCACCCAAGCACCAGAGTCACAGTGCCAGGAGATACAGCCCAGGGGATCACCCTGCTCTGGCCACAGCACCCTGCAAGGCTTGCTGGGGCCAGGGGGAACAGGGCTCTGTCCCCCCTGCCTTTCCCTCACAGCTGGGCCCAAAgcagctgccctgcaccccCGGCAGGACCAGGGAGCAGccggggctgagctgccagaggagctgtgggggGTGTCAGGGCTCACCCTCGGCAGGAGCAGGGTTCCAGGCAGGCTCGCAGCCGCACAAGGCAGCCCCCAAGTTCCTGGGTCACGCTGCGAGCCTGGCCacagggcaggggaggcagagcccATCATGGGGCTGCACCTTGAACCTGGCTGGGGAACCAGGGCTGAGCACAGCCTGGGGAGAGCCTGGGAACGGCAAGATGGGGAGCACAGCTTGTGCCAGCACCTCCAAGCAAGGTCATACccctgcagcatctcagccCCTCCAggtcccccagcctgctcccctgcagctgctttccagccaccccTTGCCATTATGAGTGGCCCGGGTTCCCTCTCTGGGAgatttcctgttttccagactGCTGGACCACAGGGTTTTCCTGGCGGCAGCATGGacatcctcccttccccctgccaggcacccaGCTCACCGCGTCCGCAGCGCCTGCCACGCAGCATCGATGTCGGAGTAGAGGTTCCTCTCGGAGGGCTTGCCCGTGCTCACGCCGTAGCCTGAGTAGTCATAGGAGAAGATGTTGCAGTTGATGCGGGTGCCCAGCCCGATATAGAAGCTGCTCATCTGCCCCAGGTCCACGGCGTTGCCATGTGAGAAGAGCACCGTGTATCTGCAGCACCGAGGAGAGACAGGCACAGCAGGTTAATCGTGGATTCTGCGGTGCTGCTgcactgcccagccccaccaACAGCTCAGGGATGGATGTgcctgggcagcaccagccGGGACATCAGCTTGGGAggccaaaacccaaaccccaggACATGAAGGGCCAACGCTCCTCTGGCCATCAAGGAGGGTCCTCGCAACGCCCCCAATCCGATCCTGGAGATACCCAGACACACTCCTTGCCACCCAGGGCCAGGGGCTTGCTCCCAGCAGAAACAGGCAGCCCAAAGGCAGGATGATTCTGTTCAAGTTTCTGAGTCTATTTTTGGTAAAAAGCTCAGGATTTGGGGCCGTTTGCCCAATGGGGATTTCAAGTAAGAGTTCtgacagcagatttttttctctcctgagtCTGGCAAGACACCAGGCACTGGGAGAGAAGTGAATTGTGGGAGTGACAAGGCACAAGAAATTTCCACCATAAGGGGAAAAACAATGTTAATCATAAAAATTAACACTAATAGCAGATTGATGGAAGCTTGGCTCTCTtctgctggagggagggagcaggaccCACTCCATGTTGAGCCCTCACAGTTGGTCCGAGAGAGGTCTGCGGCCAGGTTGAGCCTCTGTGTCCCAGCCTGGACACCGCAGGAAGGGAGGGGGTGGCAGgatgggctgggggtggggaagacAGACAACAAGCGAGACCTGATGCCCCAGGGGGTTTGGCCAGATTCCCCCCAGCCTGGAgctgtccctccagccctgcagcctgtgcttaAACAGCCGCtcctgcaggctggctgggagcGGGGCCAGCACCGAGCATCGCTGCAGCATGGCGCAGGCAGGTGGATGTGCAGGCAGAGCAATCCTgccactgctctcctctctctgggAACCCATGCAGGGACAGCAGACATCCCCAtgggcagcctgcagagccctCTAACATCTCTCCATCCCCTGCAAGAGCCACCCtcctcacccccagcccactcagTGGCTTCAGAGCCCTTGGtgagctgggggctgctccaGGCTGCACTCCCCTGTGCAGGGGTCTCTGCGGATGCCGTTCCTTGGAAGGCGCATTGCTCCCAGGTGGATACCAGTGGGGGAGCTGGTCAGCTGGGGTGGTGCAGGCTTTGCGACCTGGCCTCCCTCTGCACCTGAGCCCCCAAGCTGTGCCACCGGCTCGGGGAGCAGCTCCCAAGCCCCCTCCCGTCCCCTAGTGCTTGGTCACCAGCAGCCGGGAGGTGGTCTCCACCTCACACCCCAGgctgcccctctccagcttcccagTTTTCAGACCCACGGGAGTGACCAGCAGCAGGTTGTGCCTAAACACCTCCTGGCTTTCACTCCTATCGCCCTTCCCCTTGAGGAATCAAACATGCTCGTGAATGAGACTAAAAATGCAGCCCCAGTTGCCCGCAGGGGTctcctggctggcacaggctcTTGCCCATCCACATGGtcgctgcagggctggggatggaggCTGGGGTGCAGACCCCTCTGGTGCTCACCAAGAGCTCACTGCACAGCTGGAGCATGTTGTATCACTGGCGTGTCATCAGGAGGGATCTGCGGGACTGCCTAAGGAATCCCTACATCCCTGTAGCCTCCGGCTTTGCCTCCACTCCCTGCTTAATCCCATTCCCGGCTGCAGCCACAAGCCAGACTGGTCCCAGGAGCTGAGCTCACCCGCCCCGCAGGATGCCTCTAAACCCCCATGGCAGGGCCGGCTCCTTCAGCGAGGCGCCAGGTCGGGCTGGGTCGAGGAGGTGGTGCTCAGCTGAAGGAGAGAAGCGGGCAGGATGGCACGCTGCCTCACCAGCGCCTCACCAGCCTGGTACCAAGCGGCTGGGGTCAAACAGCCAGGCTGGTACATCCAGGGGCAACTCACCTGGCACCTGGCACGCAGCGGACGTACATGCAGCCAACGCGGTTCCCCCGACTGCTTTTGGTGACGAACACCTCAATGTTGTCCAGCTCCCGCTGGGAGTACTGGAAATCCGCCCGGTCCTTCAAGTGCAGCTTCCACCGCCCCGCAGCGCCGCCTCGCAGGGAGCccgtgctggtgctgcccaCAGGCTCTGGCTCGGGGACCACGGCATAGGTGGGCTCTGGGGGCAAGAAGGCCAGTTTGGCAGCGAtgcggctggggcaggggggacagcagaagaggcagcagagtTGGCTGATCGACAGCCCGTTCATGACGGCAGCGAGGCAAAAGGCAGCCGCGTCTGGAGCGAGGGAGGATCCAAATCGGACAGAGGCCGGGAACGACGACAGCCTGGAGAGGCCCCGTCCTCAGCTGGCCCTCGGCACAGCTGCCGCCAGCAGCCCACTGTGGGCCGGGGTGCTGGTCGGGGCTGGGGTGGCCGCCATCCGTCCGTCTGCGGGCAGCAGCGGTGGCCTGTGGGCAGGACACGCAGCAGTGAGGGCTCTGCGCTGGGCACCCCCCAGGCACGCGTGACCCACAGCCGGGGACAAACACGCACCTCCCCAGCACACCCATGCGCTGGCGAGCACAGGCACCGCACCGCCTCTAGCCGAGGGGCGCACCGtcccatccctcccctcccccagcccccacacTCACACTGAACCCACGCAGCCCCCCAAAACCAAGCCTCCTTCAACACTTCCCAGCCCCCGCACCAGGCCCACGCTGAGGAGGCGAGGATGGTGGGCGCAGGATGATCGCACACATACACACGCTCCACAACAGCCGCGTGGTCGGTGGGACGAAGGATACAGCCCCCCCTGGACCCCCCAACCGCCGGCACAGGCCCAGCCACACTGGCGTGCAGCAGGAGCGCTGAGCTCCcaaagaaaaaggggagggggaagaaaggggagaggagaggggaaaaaaaaaaaaaaaagcaactattTTCTGCAAGTTTGGGCACAGGCTCGCACTGAGGAATGTCAAACCAGCCCACACCCCGAGGAATTTGCTCCATCTGCTTCCGAAGGGctgggaaaggggaggaaagggtGGAGGGAGGCTGCCCGCCCAGCGGGAGGAGAAGGCAGGCGGCACCAAAATATGCCAAAATATTCAGAGAGAAGGGATGCCCCGTACCGCGGCCCCGCTGCAGgccctgtgctgggggggccagggctgggctggggtccccCTCCTGCCGGTGACCACAGTGGTGCTGGGGCCGGCACACAGCAGCCCCGTGTCCCCCCAGTTTGGTGGAAGTGGACGGGGTGTCCGGCGGCCGCACACCTGCACGGGCACGTCCCGGCGTGGGTCCacgcaggcagagcaggcagccgCTGGCAGCGCAGGCGCCGTGGGTCACACTCATGCCGTGTGTCACGCTTGTGCCGGGCCAAACCCCAGCACCCGTGGGGCTGGCACCCCCGTGGGCAGGTACCCCTGGGGGGCTGGCACCCCCGTGGGTCTGGCATCCCTGAGGGCAGGTTACCCCAGTGGGCAGGTACCCCTGTGGGGCTGGCACCCCTGGGGGCAGGTTACCCCCCATGGGCAGGTACCCCTGTGGGACTTGGCACCCTGTGGGCACATAaccctggggggctggcacCCCTGTGGGCACGTTACCCCCCATGGGCAGGTACCCCTGGGGGGCTGGCACCCCCATGGGGCAGGCACCCCTGCCCTCGCCCCACAGCCAGCATGAGGGACCAGATCCAGACCCCCAAGCTAACCCCCCGCATGGCGTGGGGCTGGCTCCATGCTACACACACCCCgctgagccccccccccgccaacaATCACTCCATGGCCACAGCAGGAGGATCCACACTGCACCCACCCACTCACTTGACCTGAGCAGGCCACCCAACACGCTGACCCACACgggattcccccccccccagtgactggtgggtgccccccaccccaccagtgacCAGTGTGGGCCTCTCCTCTCCACTGACAGGCATGGgaaccccccaccccacacacagTGACTGGCGTGGGCCTCCCATCCCCCactggctggggagaggggggtcCCACACACACTGACCTGTGTGGGCCCCCCCTACTGAGtgagtgcccccccccccaaacacacacactgacCCATATGTGCCTCCCCCCACCACCTTCCAGGCACaggaccccccaccccacacacaccaacTGGCATGGGTGTCCCCCACcatgggctgctgtgggaggcCCCCCTAAATTGACCTGTGTACCCCCCCTCCACTGACTGCTGTGGGACCCCCACCACTTACCAGTGGAGATCCCCGCCCCTGCTGACCAGCGTGGGCCTCCCACCCCACTGCCAGGCATgggacccccccaccccacactcGCTGTCGTCCCCCCCCAGACTGCTGCAGGCCTCCTACACACCAGTGGTAACTGGTGTGGGACCCTCCTCAAACACATGCTGCCTCGTGGGACCACCATGCCCCTCCATTGACCGGTTTGCCCCCCCTCCTCAAACACTGCCCTGCGTGGGCCCCCCCCCGACTGCTGTGGCCTCCCCCCTCACTGCCCCGTGTGGGACCCTCCCTCAAACCCACACGCCGCCGGGTGGGACCACCGCGGGCCACCCCCCGGACTGGTtttccctccccacacacacacacaaacactgaCCTGCGTGCCCCCCCCCACCGCTGTAGgcctccccacaccccccaccgCCCTGTGTGGGCCCCACTCCCTCCACCGACCCATACGCCCCCACTCCCCACACACGCTGACCCCCGCGGGCCCCCCCCCGACAGCTGTGGGTCCCCAAACACAGACCCTGAGCGGCGTGGGGCCCCACCGTCCACCGCGGGGCCCGACAACCCACCGCCCCCAGCACACGCTCATGCCCCCCGCGTCCCCAGAGCCCGGCCGAGGCAGGGCcgtgcccacccccccccgtaCCTGGGCATGCTCCGGCCCGGGCCCCCCCGCGCTCGGGGCTGCCGAAGGGACGGGCGGCCGCTGCGGTCCTCCGAGGCGGGGGCGGCGCTGCACAGCGGCCCGCCTGgccccgcccgctcccgcccggAAGTGACGCCATCTCCCCGCCCCCGTTGCCAGGGGAACGGCGCGGCCTtgcccggggctgcccgccccTGGTGGCCGCCGGCGCCAAGGCGGGGGTAGGCGGGCGAACCCACGCACGGAGCCCCACACACGTCCCCCTCCCAACGCCCCCCGGGCTGGAtagggggagcaggggggcgGCTCGGGCCCGCGCCGGAGCTGGGGTCCCACCTGGGTCCCAGGCGCCAGCCCAaaccccctttccttcccctccccgggTCACAGGCCGCTCCAGGCCCCACTCCAGCCCTGCACACGCCGGTAGGGAAAGCAGCTCCCCCGCCACGGCCCCCTAGGGCTAAGGGAGAGTTTGGTCCTCTaaggggacaggggacagcCTGTGCACCAGGGTGGTGGGGACAGAACCTGGGAGTCTGGGTGCCAGCACCGGGGGACTCCAacccccaccagcaccaggcaAGGTTATTTATTATccatggggaaactgaggcacggagcCCTACAGCCACCCAGGAGTGCCCCGAGCTGAGCTTTTGCCGGCGTGCAACACATCCAGGCCCATAACAAACCATCCACAGCATCCAAGCAAACTAGACTGTATTAATATTTACACttaggaagaggaaggaaataaagaggaaaaggtAGGTGGTGGAGAAGCAGGTGGCTGCCCTTTAGCCGCGTGGGCTTTCCCGTTGCATCCATGGAAGCTGCTTCCCGTCCCCAGGGGCTCGCGACCTTCATGTGAACGCCAGGCAAAGGGGGGGGGTTTGCAGTTTCTCCCGGCTTCCTCCCAGGGAGCGATGGCTCATTCTCAGCAAAAACCTCGACGGTGAAACAGCCTCGCCACGCAGCGCCGCGCTCCCAGCCCGGGCGTATCCTAGCACTAAAACGTGCTGCCACTCGCGTGCTCCAGACGTGACACCAATATGCCCCAGAAGCAAAAACCTGAGGAAAAGGCTGGCAAGAGCCAGCTTCGCCTCCGCTCCACGCCAGCAGGGGATTTGCATTGGTTTTGGAGGTCTGAATCTTCCCAGTAACGCCTTATGATGGCAAGTGCCGCAGGGCACACACCACTTTGGCTGAAATCAGATGGGAAAAAGGAAACCTTTGGAATGACCCCACTGCAATCACTGTGGCAGAACTGCCACAAGCAGGGGAGGGAACTGGCCCTTGGAAGGAGCTGCCGTGATTTCCCCAGGCTGCCGGTTCAGCCCCTGCAGCTCCGCTCTCTTGTACGAGCCACCACTGAGGGAAACACTTCCAAAGCATGGGACGGCCAGAAGTGGGCCAGAGGCTGTTGCTTTTCCCCTGGGACTCATTGGGGTTTCTCTGCTTGTGAGACTGCGAGCCCTGCGGCCACAGCCCCGCTCCTGGTGTTTCCAGGGAGGAAAGCCCCTCCAGGGCAGTCGCAGACCCTGTGTGGTGCAGGTGGCCTTCGGTACCCCTCAGGAGCTGCCGCCTGCCTTGCGCTGTGTGCTCAAGCTCCAAGTTTTCCTTTCCAACAGCCCCAGAGCCCTCCACATGTCTTTCCTGGAGTGCTATCAAGCCTGGCATTTggctttccccccaccccagagccTTCCAGATGCCTTTTGGGGTGCTCGAGTCCTCTGAGCATGTTCACTGCACCCCAAAGCTCtccatttcctttcccttgcaCCCTGGAGCCTTCCCCGAGTCTTCCAGCACCAAGAACTCTTCATAAGTCTCAGCAGACCCAGAGCTCTCCAAGTCTTTTCCCGGCTCCCCAGGGTTCTCCATGGGCTTCTCTGAAAGCCCCCACCTCGTGCTTCTGGGCACCCCGGGTCCCTCCTCTTGACATTTCACATGCCCTGCAGCCCTCCGTGTGCCTTTCCCCAGATCCCTCTGTCTGGCTTTTGGAGCATCTCCTGGGGATCTGGCCCTACCTCTCATCCCACGAGGACAAGCAGTGAGGTGGGACAGCCAGGCATTTGGGTGGGCTTCCCAAGCCAACATGCTCACAGGGGAGAAAGGCTTTCACTGAACACCAGCACGGCCCACAGGGGAGGAAGGGTCCCCGCCATCCGCCTGCATGCAGGGACAGGAAAGGAAGTGGCGGTTGGGCGGTTTGAACTGTGTGCACAACCCTGATGAGAAAGAACTGTGTAAGGCagaaggcagggagcagaggggagaggagaggcgcAGGCAC
Coding sequences:
- the ABHD17A gene encoding alpha/beta hydrolase domain-containing protein 17A, with translation MNGLSISQLCCLFCCPPCPSRIAAKLAFLPPEPTYAVVPEPEPVGSTSTGSLRGGAAGRWKLHLKDRADFQYSQRELDNIEVFVTKSSRGNRVGCMYVRCVPGARYTVLFSHGNAVDLGQMSSFYIGLGTRINCNIFSYDYSGYGVSTGKPSERNLYSDIDAAWQALRTRYGISPENIILYGQSIGTVPTVDLASRYECAAIVLHSPLTSGMRVAFPETKKTYWFDAFPNIEKISKITSPVLIIHGTEDEVIDFSHGLALFERCPKAVEPLWVDGAGHNDIELYSQYLERLRKFISQELPSQRN